The following coding sequences are from one Sulfitobacter sp. HNIBRBA3233 window:
- the argB gene encoding acetylglutamate kinase — MRKQDMNRDWAATAATLSQALPYMQRYNDATVVIKLGGHAMGSDDAMMEFARDVVLMRQVGVNPVIVHGGGPMINDMLRRLDIKSEFVNGKRVTDAATMEVVEMVLSGLVNAKIVQAISAQGGRAVGVSGKDSGLIICEPEDPALGLVGKPTNVNPRLLLDMAEKELIPVIAPLGMGMAGETFNINGDTAAGAIAAALKADRLLLLTDVSGVKNAEGEVVTELTATQIQQMTAEGTIAGGMIPKTQTALDALEAGVRAAVILDGRAPNACLLELFTEHGAGSIIRAG; from the coding sequence ATGAGAAAACAAGACATGAACCGCGATTGGGCCGCTACCGCCGCCACCCTGTCACAGGCGCTGCCTTACATGCAGCGCTACAACGACGCGACCGTCGTGATCAAACTGGGCGGCCATGCCATGGGCAGCGACGACGCGATGATGGAATTCGCGCGCGACGTGGTGCTGATGCGGCAGGTGGGCGTCAATCCGGTCATCGTGCACGGCGGTGGCCCGATGATCAACGACATGCTCCGGCGGCTCGATATCAAATCCGAATTCGTCAACGGCAAGCGCGTGACCGATGCCGCGACCATGGAAGTGGTCGAGATGGTTCTCTCCGGCCTCGTCAACGCCAAGATCGTGCAGGCGATTTCCGCGCAAGGCGGACGGGCGGTAGGTGTGTCGGGCAAGGACAGCGGCCTGATCATCTGCGAACCGGAAGACCCGGCCTTGGGTCTTGTGGGCAAGCCGACCAATGTGAACCCCCGCCTGCTGCTCGATATGGCCGAGAAGGAGCTGATTCCCGTGATCGCACCGCTGGGAATGGGCATGGCGGGCGAGACCTTCAATATCAATGGTGACACCGCAGCAGGGGCCATCGCAGCCGCGCTGAAGGCCGATCGCCTGCTGCTGCTCACGGATGTGTCGGGGGTCAAGAACGCCGAAGGCGAGGTCGTGACGGAATTGACCGCGACACAAATCCAGCAGATGACCGCCGAGGGCACGATTGCGGGCGGCATGATTCCGAAAACCCAGACCGCCCTCGACGCGCTGGAGGCAGGGGTGCGTGCCGCGGTAATCCTCGATGGACGCGCGCCCAACGCCTGCCTGCTGGAATTGTTCACCGAGCACGGCGCCGGCTCTATCATCCGCGCCGGATGA
- a CDS encoding amino acid ABC transporter permease → MSTLSDPQQGSFRLSMLLNDTRYRSATLQVIAAIILAACLFYLYSNLAENLREAGLNIAFDFLGAPAGYDINQTLIDYNSQSSNLRAAMVGILNTLLVAFLACITATVFGVIAGVLRLSNNWLVRKLMAVYVEIFRNIPVLIWIIIIFTIMTAVMPAPSAFRGDDPDSTMLFDLFAFTNRGVYIPGPYFTRGIGGEDGSWINWLLVIATMVAALFGTRAVTARAEAKQAATGVRPNTLWINLAIWFVPIIILLTILGLAWDIPALSGFNFGGGLKIGGPLIALWFALSIYTGAFIAENVRAGILAVSKGQTEAASALGLRPRRVMSLVVLPQALRVIIPPLISQYLNITKNSSLAIAVGYADITATLGGITLNQTGRAIECVLLLMAFYLIISLLISAGMNVYNNAVKLKER, encoded by the coding sequence ATGTCGACACTCTCGGACCCTCAGCAGGGCTCGTTCCGGCTATCCATGCTGTTGAACGACACGCGCTATCGCTCGGCGACGCTTCAGGTGATCGCGGCGATAATTCTGGCGGCCTGCCTTTTCTATCTTTATTCCAACCTTGCCGAGAACCTGCGTGAGGCCGGTCTGAACATCGCGTTCGACTTCCTCGGTGCGCCTGCGGGCTATGACATCAACCAGACGCTGATCGACTACAACAGCCAGTCGAGCAACCTGCGCGCCGCCATGGTCGGCATTCTCAATACGCTGCTGGTCGCGTTCCTTGCCTGTATCACCGCAACCGTCTTCGGCGTCATTGCCGGTGTTCTGCGCCTGTCCAACAACTGGCTGGTGCGCAAGCTGATGGCGGTCTACGTCGAGATCTTCCGGAATATTCCGGTGCTGATCTGGATCATCATCATCTTCACCATCATGACCGCCGTGATGCCTGCGCCAAGTGCGTTCCGCGGCGACGATCCCGATTCCACCATGCTTTTCGACCTCTTCGCCTTCACCAACCGCGGCGTCTATATTCCGGGTCCCTATTTCACCCGCGGCATCGGTGGCGAGGATGGAAGCTGGATCAACTGGCTTTTGGTCATCGCGACCATGGTGGCGGCGCTTTTCGGTACGCGAGCGGTGACCGCCCGCGCCGAGGCCAAGCAGGCAGCGACCGGCGTCCGGCCCAACACACTGTGGATCAACCTCGCGATCTGGTTCGTGCCGATCATCATCCTGCTGACGATCCTCGGGCTTGCGTGGGACATTCCCGCGCTGAGCGGTTTCAACTTCGGCGGTGGCCTCAAGATCGGCGGCCCGCTGATCGCCTTGTGGTTCGCCCTGTCGATCTACACCGGTGCCTTCATCGCCGAGAACGTGCGCGCCGGTATCCTTGCCGTCAGCAAGGGGCAGACCGAAGCGGCCTCTGCGCTGGGCCTGCGCCCGCGCCGCGTGATGAGCCTTGTGGTTCTGCCGCAGGCGCTGCGGGTCATCATCCCGCCGTTGATCTCGCAGTACCTCAACATCACCAAGAACTCGTCGTTGGCGATTGCCGTCGGCTACGCGGATATCACCGCGACGCTGGGCGGGATCACCCTGAACCAGACGGGCCGCGCAATTGAATGCGTGCTGCTGCTGATGGCCTTCTACCTCATCATCTCGCTCCTGATTTCGGCGGGGATGAACGTTTACAACAACGCCGTGAAGCTGAAGGAGCGCTGA
- the yidC gene encoding membrane protein insertase YidC, with amino-acid sequence MDDQNKNLILATALSFVVILVWFVLFPPPEGDVPVDGVETSQTAPAEGSLSAPSADLTSSTPGAQADTTTPPSAIESAARVGIETDRLTGSISLLGGRIDELALKDYSTSLDEDAQIVEVLHPVGTSEAEYAVHGWAAATGVDPSSVPGPNTEWTLSEGETLGVGSPITMTWDNGSGQLFSKTISVDEEFMFTISQSVENTGETAVAMAPYGILARHGVPSDLKNFFILHEGVVAMADGEYSETDWDDIPEFEFNPRAGARTQEANITENGWIGFTDHYWMSVLVPTQGSAFKSVIKYDERRDIYQVEAVMPVETVAPGTTSTVETQFFAGAKEWDVLKMYEDNGVYNFIDAIDWGWFVFLTKPIFWLLHQFNILIGNMGVAIIALTLFIKALLFPLAYKSYVSMAKMKELQPKMEKLKEQAGDDRQKMQQGMMELYKKEKVNPAAGCLPILLQIPIFFSLYKVIFVTIELRHAPFFGPFQDLSAPDPTTILNLWGLLPFASPEPGSIMALVFIGILPLLLGISMWLQQKLNPAPTDPTQQMIFAWMPWVFMFMLGSFASGLVVYWIANNTITFTQQYLIMRSQGYKPDLLGNIRSGFSRKSKAANKATSPSKSKK; translated from the coding sequence ATGGACGACCAGAACAAGAACCTCATTCTCGCAACGGCGCTTAGTTTCGTAGTGATCCTCGTTTGGTTCGTCCTGTTCCCTCCTCCGGAGGGCGATGTGCCGGTAGACGGCGTCGAAACCTCCCAGACGGCACCCGCCGAAGGCTCGCTCAGCGCACCGAGCGCGGATCTGACCTCCAGCACCCCTGGCGCGCAAGCCGATACAACGACACCGCCCAGCGCCATCGAATCCGCAGCGCGCGTCGGCATCGAAACGGATCGCCTGACCGGTTCGATCTCTCTTCTGGGCGGCCGCATCGACGAACTGGCGCTCAAGGATTACAGCACATCGCTGGACGAAGACGCACAGATCGTCGAAGTCCTTCACCCCGTCGGTACTTCGGAGGCGGAATATGCCGTCCACGGCTGGGCCGCCGCAACAGGTGTCGATCCTTCCTCCGTGCCCGGCCCCAATACGGAATGGACCCTGTCCGAAGGCGAAACCCTCGGCGTCGGCAGCCCGATCACCATGACATGGGACAACGGGTCGGGACAGCTCTTCAGCAAGACGATTTCCGTCGACGAAGAGTTCATGTTCACGATTTCCCAATCTGTCGAGAATACCGGCGAAACCGCGGTGGCAATGGCCCCCTACGGCATTCTGGCCCGTCACGGTGTGCCTTCCGACCTCAAGAATTTCTTCATTCTCCACGAAGGCGTGGTCGCCATGGCGGACGGTGAATATTCCGAGACCGATTGGGACGATATTCCCGAGTTCGAATTCAACCCTCGCGCCGGTGCCCGCACCCAAGAGGCGAATATCACCGAAAACGGCTGGATCGGCTTCACCGACCACTACTGGATGAGCGTTCTGGTCCCCACGCAGGGCTCCGCGTTCAAATCCGTGATCAAATACGACGAACGCCGCGACATCTATCAGGTTGAAGCGGTCATGCCCGTTGAAACCGTGGCCCCCGGCACGACGTCGACAGTCGAAACCCAGTTCTTTGCGGGCGCAAAGGAGTGGGACGTTCTGAAGATGTACGAGGACAACGGTGTCTACAACTTCATCGACGCCATCGACTGGGGCTGGTTCGTTTTCCTGACCAAGCCGATCTTCTGGCTGCTGCACCAGTTCAATATCCTGATCGGCAACATGGGTGTCGCGATCATCGCGCTCACGCTCTTCATCAAGGCGCTTCTGTTCCCGCTGGCCTATAAATCCTACGTTTCAATGGCGAAGATGAAAGAGCTCCAGCCGAAGATGGAAAAGCTGAAGGAGCAGGCGGGCGACGACCGGCAGAAGATGCAGCAAGGCATGATGGAGCTGTACAAGAAGGAAAAGGTGAACCCCGCCGCGGGCTGTCTGCCGATCCTTCTGCAGATCCCGATCTTCTTTTCGCTCTATAAGGTGATCTTCGTTACCATCGAATTGCGTCACGCGCCCTTCTTCGGCCCCTTCCAGGACCTCAGCGCGCCCGACCCGACAACGATCCTCAACCTCTGGGGCCTGCTGCCCTTTGCCAGCCCCGAACCGGGGTCGATCATGGCGCTCGTGTTCATCGGTATTCTGCCGCTGCTACTGGGGATCTCCATGTGGCTCCAGCAGAAGCTGAACCCGGCACCGACAGACCCGACACAGCAGATGATCTTTGCTTGGATGCCTTGGGTCTTCATGTTCATGCTCGGCAGCTTTGCCTCCGGCCTAGTCGTATACTGGATCGCGAACAACACGATCACCTTTACCCAGCAGTATCTGATCATGCGCAGCCAAGGCTATAAACCGGACCTTCTGGGCAACATCAGATCCGGCTTCTCCCGCAAGTCCAAGGCGGCGAACAAGGCCACGTCGCCGTCCAAGAGCAAGAAGTGA
- a CDS encoding amino acid ABC transporter permease yields MSDTHAESVAFVRETAIPASEPPATAAGPIKWMRENLFATPANAALTIAAAYVIYLILASTLPWILNGVWNADSLTECREILQGTSGACFAVLVERWPQLLFGFKYPQEEYWRPLTAFILMFVALAPVLFFDLPRKLLIVTALFPFVAYWLIWGGTIWTPIMALLGFVAGYLVYSRFVTRSFALGFFGGVAAAVVVWLIAGFIVPMLAPETPLLEAVPSRDLGGYMLNMMLGLTCVSLSIPLGIALALGRQSSMPLIKYICVVFIEFIRGVPLITLLFVASVMLAYFFPPEATVDLFLRVVIMITMFSSAYIAEVIRGGLAALPKGQYEAADSLGLDYAQAMRLIILPQALKISIPGIVNIAVGLFKDTTLVSVISMFDIVGMIRGPILASTEWNGVYWELLGFACVVFFVVCYSISQYSQWLERRLATDHR; encoded by the coding sequence ATGAGCGATACACACGCCGAATCCGTCGCCTTTGTACGCGAAACAGCGATCCCTGCCTCGGAGCCGCCGGCGACAGCCGCCGGACCAATCAAATGGATGCGCGAGAACCTGTTCGCGACGCCCGCGAACGCGGCGCTGACAATCGCGGCGGCCTATGTGATCTATCTGATCCTGGCCAGCACGCTGCCATGGATCCTCAACGGGGTCTGGAATGCCGACAGCCTGACGGAGTGCCGCGAGATCCTTCAGGGGACAAGCGGTGCCTGTTTTGCCGTGCTGGTGGAACGCTGGCCGCAGCTTCTCTTCGGGTTCAAATATCCGCAGGAAGAATACTGGCGTCCCCTGACTGCCTTTATCCTGATGTTCGTCGCTCTGGCGCCGGTTCTGTTCTTTGATCTGCCGCGCAAGTTGTTGATCGTGACAGCGCTGTTTCCCTTCGTTGCTTACTGGCTGATCTGGGGCGGCACCATCTGGACGCCAATCATGGCGCTTCTCGGCTTCGTAGCCGGATATCTCGTCTACAGCCGGTTTGTCACCCGCAGCTTCGCCCTCGGATTTTTCGGAGGTGTCGCCGCGGCCGTCGTGGTGTGGCTGATTGCTGGATTCATCGTGCCGATGCTGGCGCCGGAAACGCCGCTGCTCGAAGCTGTGCCGTCGCGCGATCTTGGCGGGTACATGCTCAACATGATGCTGGGCCTGACCTGTGTGTCGCTGTCGATTCCGCTGGGGATCGCGCTGGCGCTCGGGCGTCAAAGCTCGATGCCGCTGATCAAATACATCTGCGTCGTCTTCATCGAATTCATCCGCGGTGTGCCGCTGATCACCTTGCTGTTCGTGGCGTCGGTGATGCTGGCGTATTTCTTCCCGCCCGAAGCGACGGTCGACCTGTTCCTGCGGGTGGTGATCATGATCACCATGTTCTCGTCCGCCTATATCGCCGAGGTGATCCGCGGCGGTCTGGCGGCGCTGCCCAAGGGGCAGTACGAGGCGGCGGACAGCCTCGGGCTGGACTACGCGCAGGCGATGCGGCTGATCATCCTGCCGCAGGCGCTGAAGATTTCGATCCCCGGGATCGTCAACATCGCTGTCGGTCTTTTCAAGGATACCACCCTCGTTTCTGTCATTTCGATGTTCGACATCGTGGGCATGATCCGCGGACCGATCCTCGCCTCGACGGAATGGAACGGCGTCTACTGGGAACTTCTGGGCTTTGCCTGCGTCGTCTTCTTCGTCGTCTGCTACAGCATTTCACAATATTCGCAGTGGCTGGAACGCCGCCTCGCGACAGACCATCGTTAA
- a CDS encoding MOSC domain-containing protein: MQVTALWRHPVKAHGREALDRVRLVEGQSMPFDRLWAVAHDAAKMEDNHWVGCQNFNRGAKTPGLMAITASLDPQTETLTLRHPDLPDLTVQPDRDGAALIEWVKPLCDPARAQPDHVVRLDRRGYTDTPFPSISLCNAASHAAVESIAMAPLQQERWRGNIWFDGAPAWAEFDWIGREISLGSARLKIEERITRCLATTVNTDTGARDIDTLEALNALGHQDFGIYCTVVQSGEIAVGDSLEVI; the protein is encoded by the coding sequence ATGCAGGTTACGGCGCTCTGGCGACATCCGGTCAAGGCACACGGACGCGAAGCGCTGGACCGGGTTCGCCTTGTCGAGGGGCAGTCCATGCCCTTTGACCGGCTCTGGGCCGTGGCCCATGACGCCGCCAAGATGGAGGACAACCATTGGGTCGGCTGCCAGAATTTCAACCGTGGTGCCAAGACGCCGGGCCTGATGGCCATCACGGCCAGCCTTGATCCGCAGACGGAAACGCTGACGCTGCGCCACCCGGATCTGCCTGATCTGACCGTCCAGCCCGACCGCGACGGGGCGGCGTTGATCGAATGGGTCAAGCCCCTGTGCGACCCCGCCCGCGCCCAGCCCGATCACGTCGTACGCCTTGACCGGCGCGGCTATACCGACACGCCTTTCCCCTCGATCTCGCTGTGCAATGCCGCATCCCACGCGGCTGTCGAAAGCATCGCCATGGCCCCGCTCCAGCAAGAGCGCTGGCGTGGCAACATCTGGTTCGACGGGGCGCCCGCATGGGCCGAATTCGACTGGATCGGACGCGAGATTTCCCTTGGCTCGGCCCGCCTGAAAATCGAGGAGCGGATCACCCGCTGCCTTGCCACCACCGTGAACACCGATACCGGCGCACGTGATATCGACACGCTGGAAGCGCTCAACGCCCTTGGCCATCAGGATTTCGGGATCTACTGCACGGTGGTCCAGTCCGGCGAGATTGCCGTCGGTGACAGTCTGGAGGTGATCTGA
- a CDS encoding amino acid ABC transporter substrate-binding protein: protein MKKSYILGALTVVGLSASAAAAATLDDVKSRGKLNCGVTTGLVGFAAPDANGEWKGFDVAVCRAVAAAVLGDPNAVEFVPTTGKTRFTALASGEIDMLARNTTWTFSRDNDLKFEFTGINYYDGQGFMVPKALGVSSAKDLDGATVCIQTGTTTELNLADYFRKNNISYEPVPIETNAEAQQQYLAGACDVYTTDASGLAATRATFENPGEHILLPEIVSKEPLGPLVRHGDNEWGDIVRWTLNALITAEELGVSSANVAEMASGTNNPEVARLLGTEGELGSMLGLDADWAKRAIETQGNYGEIFAKNIGEETPIGLARGLNAQWTDGGLLYSPPFR, encoded by the coding sequence ATGAAGAAATCTTACATTCTTGGCGCGCTGACCGTCGTTGGTCTGTCCGCCAGTGCAGCAGCCGCAGCCACGCTTGACGATGTCAAGTCGCGCGGCAAACTGAACTGCGGTGTGACAACGGGCCTTGTGGGCTTTGCCGCACCTGACGCCAACGGCGAATGGAAAGGCTTTGACGTGGCAGTTTGCCGCGCAGTTGCCGCCGCCGTTCTGGGCGACCCGAACGCCGTTGAATTCGTTCCGACAACCGGCAAGACACGCTTCACCGCGCTGGCATCCGGCGAGATCGACATGCTGGCACGCAACACCACATGGACATTCAGCCGTGACAACGACCTGAAGTTCGAATTTACCGGCATCAACTACTACGATGGTCAGGGCTTCATGGTGCCAAAAGCACTGGGCGTTTCGTCGGCCAAGGATCTGGACGGCGCGACCGTCTGCATCCAGACCGGCACAACAACCGAGCTGAACCTCGCGGACTACTTCCGCAAGAACAACATCAGCTACGAGCCCGTGCCGATTGAAACCAACGCCGAAGCACAGCAGCAGTACCTTGCCGGTGCCTGCGACGTCTACACGACAGACGCTTCCGGTCTGGCCGCCACACGCGCGACCTTCGAAAACCCAGGCGAGCACATCCTGCTGCCCGAGATCGTTTCCAAAGAGCCACTGGGCCCACTGGTACGTCACGGCGACAACGAGTGGGGCGACATCGTGCGCTGGACTCTGAACGCGCTGATCACAGCAGAAGAGCTGGGCGTTTCGTCGGCCAACGTTGCTGAAATGGCATCGGGCACAAACAATCCCGAAGTCGCCCGCCTGCTGGGCACCGAGGGCGAGCTGGGCTCCATGCTGGGTCTGGATGCCGATTGGGCCAAGCGCGCAATCGAAACCCAGGGCAACTACGGTGAAATCTTTGCCAAGAACATCGGTGAAGAAACGCCAATCGGTCTGGCGCGCGGTCTGAACGCGCAGTGGACAGACGGCGGCCTGCTTTACAGCCCACCTTTCCGCTAA
- a CDS encoding ferredoxin — translation MNGLAALCAPHGLMPMGALHEGGRTIALIGCDNTFWDVFRDSPEAQDGKPDPVDRWSGRVIAGLATAAEADDHVFPFGGPPFAPFIAWALASGEAWQSPVGMLVHARAGLMISYRGALVWDRHLPLPDQTPANPCTSCADRPCTTACPVDALSADHGYDVPACKAYLDTTAGDACMSHGCQVRRACPVSHAFDRPSAQSAHHMRYFKGTGE, via the coding sequence ATGAACGGGCTCGCCGCCCTCTGCGCTCCCCATGGGCTGATGCCGATGGGCGCGCTGCACGAGGGCGGGCGCACGATTGCCCTGATCGGCTGCGACAACACCTTCTGGGACGTCTTTCGCGATAGCCCCGAGGCGCAAGATGGAAAACCCGACCCCGTTGACCGCTGGTCCGGCCGCGTCATTGCCGGCCTTGCCACTGCGGCAGAGGCCGACGATCACGTCTTTCCTTTCGGCGGCCCGCCCTTCGCCCCCTTCATCGCCTGGGCACTGGCCAGCGGAGAGGCATGGCAAAGCCCTGTGGGGATGCTGGTACACGCCCGCGCGGGATTGATGATCTCCTACCGTGGTGCGCTGGTCTGGGACCGGCACCTGCCCCTGCCGGATCAAACACCGGCAAATCCCTGCACCAGCTGCGCCGACCGGCCCTGCACCACCGCCTGCCCCGTCGATGCCCTGTCGGCAGACCACGGCTATGACGTGCCCGCCTGCAAAGCGTACCTCGACACCACGGCGGGCGATGCCTGTATGAGCCATGGCTGTCAGGTGCGGCGCGCCTGCCCCGTCAGCCACGCGTTTGACCGCCCGTCTGCGCAATCGGCGCACCACATGCGCTATTTCAAGGGAACCGGCGAATGA
- a CDS encoding amino acid ABC transporter ATP-binding protein yields the protein MAETAQMKVSDEVAIEINKMNKWYGAFHVLRDIDLTVYRGERIVICGPSGSGKSTLIRCINALEEHQKGSITVDGTLLSSDLKNIDKIRSEVGMCFQHFNLFPHLTILENCTLAPIWVRKTPKKEAEATAMHFLEKVKIPDQANKYPGQLSGGQQQRVAIARSLCMRPRIMLFDEPTSALDPEMIKEVLDTMIELAEEGMTMLCVTHEMGFARQVANRVIFMDEGQIVEQNEPEAFFKNPQSPRTKLFLSQILGH from the coding sequence ATGGCTGAGACTGCACAAATGAAAGTATCCGACGAAGTCGCGATCGAGATCAACAAGATGAACAAATGGTACGGGGCATTCCATGTGCTGCGTGACATCGATCTGACGGTCTACCGTGGCGAACGCATCGTCATCTGCGGCCCGTCGGGATCGGGTAAATCGACGCTGATCCGCTGCATCAATGCGCTGGAGGAGCACCAGAAGGGCTCAATCACCGTGGACGGGACGCTGCTGTCGTCGGATCTGAAAAACATCGACAAGATCCGGTCGGAAGTCGGCATGTGTTTCCAGCACTTCAACCTGTTCCCGCACCTGACCATTCTGGAAAACTGTACGCTGGCGCCGATCTGGGTGCGCAAGACACCCAAGAAGGAAGCCGAAGCCACGGCGATGCATTTCCTCGAAAAGGTGAAGATCCCCGATCAGGCCAACAAGTATCCCGGCCAGCTGTCCGGCGGCCAGCAGCAGCGTGTCGCGATTGCGCGCAGCCTGTGCATGCGTCCGCGCATCATGCTGTTCGATGAACCGACATCGGCGCTTGATCCCGAAATGATCAAGGAGGTGCTCGATACGATGATCGAATTGGCCGAAGAGGGCATGACGATGCTCTGCGTCACGCACGAGATGGGCTTTGCCCGTCAGGTGGCGAACCGCGTGATCTTCATGGACGAGGGCCAGATCGTTGAACAGAACGAGCCAGAGGCGTTCTTCAAGAATCCGCAAAGCCCGCGGACAAAACTCTTCCTGAGCCAGATTCTGGGCCACTAG
- the yihA gene encoding ribosome biogenesis GTP-binding protein YihA/YsxC: MQLPFPEVEEPDAQTLEKGRMLFAGETVFVKGVVAMSGLPDPDRLEVCFAGRSNVGKSSLINALTGTKALARASNTPGRTQEINYFTAGDDLYLVDLPGYGYANAPLPVVEKWQRLLKQFLQGRQTLRRAFVLIDARHGVKKVDDEIMSLLDSAAVTFQVVVTKADKVKEKDRARILDQIRGALSKHPAAYPEMIVTSSEKGWGIATLRAVIATLE; this comes from the coding sequence ATGCAGCTGCCCTTTCCCGAGGTCGAAGAACCGGACGCACAAACGCTGGAAAAAGGCCGAATGCTGTTCGCGGGTGAGACGGTTTTCGTCAAGGGCGTGGTCGCCATGTCCGGCCTGCCCGATCCCGACCGCCTCGAAGTCTGCTTCGCGGGGCGCTCCAACGTCGGCAAGTCCTCTCTGATCAACGCGCTGACGGGGACAAAGGCGCTGGCACGCGCGTCGAACACGCCCGGACGCACCCAGGAAATCAACTATTTCACCGCCGGTGACGATCTCTATCTCGTTGACCTGCCCGGATACGGCTATGCCAACGCACCGCTGCCGGTTGTCGAGAAATGGCAGCGGCTGCTCAAACAGTTCCTGCAAGGCCGCCAGACGCTCCGCCGCGCCTTTGTTCTGATCGACGCACGCCATGGAGTGAAAAAGGTCGACGACGAGATCATGAGCCTGCTCGACAGCGCTGCGGTGACGTTTCAGGTGGTCGTGACCAAGGCCGACAAGGTCAAGGAAAAGGACCGCGCAAGGATCCTCGACCAGATCCGCGGTGCCCTGTCGAAACACCCCGCCGCCTACCCCGAGATGATCGTGACCTCTTCGGAAAAGGGCTGGGGCATCGCGACCCTGCGCGCAGTGATTGCCACGCTGGAATAA
- a CDS encoding SixA phosphatase family protein, which yields MKRLILMRHAKSDWAGDLPDIERGLNARGTRSAEAIGDWMRSENVLPDSVLCSAATRTQETLAGLKLSEDTAVTVTRELYLADPEEMLAILRTANADTVLMLGHNPGSAMLASDLVAAPPAHADFHRFPTCATLVADFTINDWSQLRIGTGTVRHFVVPREIMK from the coding sequence ATGAAGCGACTGATCCTGATGCGCCATGCGAAATCGGACTGGGCCGGTGACCTGCCAGACATCGAACGCGGCCTGAACGCGCGCGGCACCCGCAGCGCCGAGGCGATCGGGGACTGGATGCGATCAGAGAACGTGCTGCCCGATTCGGTGCTGTGTTCAGCCGCCACGCGGACGCAGGAAACGCTCGCCGGCCTGAAGCTGTCAGAGGATACGGCGGTGACCGTTACGAGAGAGCTCTACCTCGCCGACCCCGAAGAGATGCTCGCTATCCTGCGGACCGCTAATGCCGATACCGTTCTCATGCTCGGGCATAATCCCGGCTCTGCGATGCTGGCATCCGATCTGGTGGCTGCCCCGCCCGCGCACGCTGATTTCCACCGGTTTCCCACCTGCGCCACACTGGTTGCAGACTTCACGATCAACGACTGGTCACAGCTGCGCATCGGCACCGGTACAGTCCGGCACTTCGTGGTCCCCCGAGAAATAATGAAATAG